Proteins encoded by one window of Chryseobacterium aquaeductus:
- the infB gene encoding translation initiation factor IF-2 translates to MPKIRLNKAVKEFNISMSRLVEFLQSKDIVVENNPNAQLEEAAYSALEAEFAKDGEQRKASHEVVISKVPEEKLEIEENKTPEVIRAKANKPETRILGKIDLEPKKPEAVEETPAPTSAPAPVEEKKEVVEEVKEPAKEEPKVVSETKPAPEKQEFKVLDKIDLSQIEGNRNRPAKKDKPKVEEVKAAVKPVEPVKETPKPVEKPIEKVEEKKPVPVAEEPQESQKIETVYQKLDGPKIVGEKIDLTQFAPKPNSGAKKKRKRIEKPGGPNQNTGNNQQGGNNQGGQNRPQGQNGPGGNRPPGQGGPQGNRPPGQGGQNRPGGPQGNRPPGQGGQNRPAGPGQGGGNRFGNNNRPGQRTMPVELTDEQVKNQIKETLEKLTNKGGKSKSAKHRKDKRSYRREQDERQQEADARDTSLKVTEFITVGELASLMDVSATEVISACFSLGVMVTMNQRLEADTLLLVADEFGFKIEFSDADLEESDSEEDIDTEESLVSRAPVVTVMGHVDHGKTSLLDYVRKTNVIAGESGGITQHIGAYNVQLENGQRITFLDTPGHEAFTAMRARGAQITDIAIIVIAADDDVMPQTKEAISHAQAAGVPMIIAINKVDKPNANPDNVRQQLSGMNILVEEWGGNVQAQEISAKMGNNMDTLLEKVLLQAEMLELKANPDRAAQGVVIEASLDKGRGYVATMLVQSGTLKVGDYVVAGKNHGKVKALLDERGKNLEEAGPSIPATILGLDGAPTAGDKFRVYADESEGKAIANKREQLQRELSIRTKKHTTLEELGRRIALGEFKELNIILKGDVDGSVEALSDQLQRLSTEEISVNILHSGVGQITESDINLAAASDAIIIGFNVRAGANAKELADREEIEIRTYSVIYKAIDEVKEAMEGMLSPEIQEQVIGNVEIREVFKISKIGTIAGCMVLTGKVTRQSKVRLLRDGIVKFDGELESLKRFKDDVREVTKGYECGLNLKGYNDIEQYDILEVYEEVAVKKKLK, encoded by the coding sequence ATGCCAAAAATAAGATTAAATAAAGCGGTTAAGGAATTCAATATATCGATGTCGAGACTGGTAGAATTTTTACAGTCTAAAGATATCGTGGTTGAAAACAATCCTAACGCTCAATTAGAAGAAGCGGCATATTCTGCATTGGAAGCTGAGTTTGCCAAGGACGGCGAGCAACGCAAAGCTTCCCATGAGGTGGTAATATCTAAAGTTCCTGAAGAGAAACTGGAAATCGAAGAAAACAAAACACCTGAAGTAATAAGAGCTAAAGCTAATAAACCAGAAACCAGAATTTTAGGCAAGATTGATCTTGAGCCTAAAAAACCTGAAGCTGTGGAAGAAACTCCAGCTCCTACATCTGCTCCAGCTCCTGTTGAGGAGAAAAAGGAGGTTGTAGAAGAAGTGAAAGAACCCGCTAAGGAAGAACCAAAAGTGGTTTCTGAAACTAAACCAGCACCTGAAAAGCAGGAATTTAAAGTGTTGGATAAAATAGATCTATCTCAAATCGAGGGAAATAGAAATAGACCTGCCAAAAAAGATAAACCAAAAGTGGAAGAGGTAAAAGCAGCGGTGAAACCTGTAGAGCCTGTAAAAGAAACACCAAAACCGGTTGAAAAACCAATTGAGAAAGTGGAAGAGAAAAAACCAGTACCCGTAGCTGAAGAGCCTCAGGAATCTCAGAAAATTGAAACGGTTTATCAAAAATTGGATGGGCCAAAAATTGTTGGTGAAAAAATCGACTTAACGCAGTTTGCGCCAAAGCCAAATTCCGGAGCCAAGAAGAAAAGAAAAAGAATCGAAAAGCCGGGTGGTCCTAACCAGAATACTGGGAACAACCAACAAGGTGGAAATAATCAGGGTGGACAAAATCGTCCGCAAGGTCAGAATGGCCCAGGTGGAAACCGTCCTCCGGGACAAGGTGGTCCTCAAGGGAACAGACCTCCGGGACAAGGTGGTCAAAACCGTCCGGGTGGTCCTCAGGGAAACAGACCTCCGGGACAAGGAGGTCAAAATCGTCCTGCAGGTCCGGGGCAAGGTGGTGGAAACCGATTTGGAAATAACAACAGACCTGGTCAAAGAACCATGCCTGTCGAATTGACAGATGAGCAAGTTAAAAACCAGATCAAGGAAACTTTAGAAAAACTTACCAATAAAGGTGGTAAATCTAAATCTGCTAAACATAGAAAAGATAAAAGATCTTATCGTAGAGAGCAGGATGAGCGTCAGCAAGAAGCAGATGCAAGAGACACTTCACTAAAAGTGACAGAGTTTATCACTGTCGGAGAATTGGCAAGTTTGATGGATGTAAGCGCAACTGAAGTTATTTCTGCTTGTTTCTCTCTTGGTGTAATGGTTACCATGAACCAAAGATTGGAAGCTGATACCTTATTATTAGTAGCCGACGAATTCGGATTTAAAATTGAATTCTCTGATGCTGATCTAGAAGAATCGGATTCAGAAGAAGATATCGATACTGAAGAAAGTCTGGTTTCCAGAGCGCCTGTTGTTACTGTAATGGGACACGTAGATCACGGTAAGACATCACTATTGGATTACGTGCGAAAAACAAACGTTATCGCAGGTGAATCAGGTGGAATTACTCAGCATATCGGTGCATACAATGTACAGTTGGAGAACGGTCAGAGAATTACATTCTTAGATACACCAGGTCACGAGGCCTTTACGGCGATGAGAGCGAGAGGTGCACAGATTACTGATATTGCAATCATTGTAATTGCTGCAGATGATGATGTAATGCCTCAGACGAAAGAAGCTATTTCTCACGCACAAGCGGCGGGTGTACCAATGATTATTGCAATCAACAAGGTGGATAAACCAAATGCTAATCCTGATAACGTACGTCAACAGCTTTCAGGAATGAACATTCTTGTAGAAGAATGGGGTGGAAATGTTCAGGCGCAGGAAATTTCAGCTAAAATGGGTAACAATATGGATACCTTATTAGAGAAAGTATTGCTTCAGGCAGAAATGCTTGAATTAAAAGCAAATCCTGATCGTGCTGCACAAGGTGTAGTAATTGAAGCATCTCTTGATAAAGGTAGAGGTTATGTAGCAACCATGTTGGTACAAAGCGGAACTTTGAAAGTTGGAGATTATGTAGTAGCAGGTAAAAATCATGGTAAAGTAAAAGCTTTACTTGATGAAAGAGGAAAAAACCTTGAAGAAGCAGGTCCTTCTATTCCGGCAACGATCTTAGGTCTTGACGGTGCGCCAACTGCTGGTGATAAATTCAGAGTATATGCAGACGAAAGTGAAGGTAAAGCGATCGCTAACAAGAGAGAGCAGTTACAAAGAGAACTTTCTATCAGAACCAAGAAACATACGACGCTTGAAGAATTGGGTAGACGTATCGCTTTAGGAGAATTCAAGGAATTGAATATTATCTTAAAAGGTGACGTGGATGGTTCAGTAGAAGCACTTTCTGATCAGTTACAGAGATTGTCAACAGAAGAAATAAGTGTAAACATTCTACACTCTGGTGTAGGACAGATCACTGAGTCGGATATCAACTTAGCTGCGGCTTCAGATGCAATTATCATCGGATTCAACGTTAGAGCTGGTGCGAATGCAAAAGAGTTGGCAGATCGTGAAGAAATCGAAATCAGAACCTATTCTGTAATCTATAAGGCAATCGATGAGGTAAAAGAAGCGATGGAGGGAATGCTTTCTCCGGAAATTCAGGAGCAGGTGATTGGTAATGTAGAGATCCGTGAAGTCTTCAAGATTTCTAAGATTGGTACCATTGCAGGTTGTATGGTTCTTACTGGGAAAGTAACAAGACAGTCGAAAGTAAGATTACTAAGAGACGGTATTGTGAAATTCGATGGTGAGCTGGAAAGTTTAAAACGTTTCAAAGACGATGTAAGAGAAGTTACAAAAGGCTACGAATGCGGATTAAACCTGAAAGGCTACAACGACATCGAACAGTACGACATTCTCGAAGTATACGAAGAAGTCGCTGTGAAGAAAAAATTGAAATAA
- a CDS encoding IS256 family transposase, with product MIDKEELLNNKDFYKSFKNGEDLTSFFKELHKKAVEHMLDAELDSHLDNSKHEKTANGNYRNGHGTKKIKSSFGESEIKVPRDREGSFEPVLVPKRHNIIDGLENIIISLYAKGMSVSDIEEQIREMYDFDVSTSTISRITSAVASEVVAWQNRPLDDLYLIVWMDGIVFKVRENSKVINKTVYLAVGLNREGKKDVLGMWLRKNESSSFWMSVLTDLKARGVEDILITATDNLNGFTQTIRSVFPESKTQICVVHQIRNACKYVVWKDRKEFSADMKHIYTAPTKDAAKAALDDFATKRESKYLYAIQSWRNNWDELTVFFEFPLEIRKIIYTTNLIENLNGKIRKYTKNKMSFPTDDAVLKSVYLALKESTKKWTMPIQNWGLVLNQFMLIFEKRLRL from the coding sequence ATGATCGACAAAGAAGAATTATTAAACAACAAGGATTTTTATAAGTCCTTTAAGAACGGGGAAGATTTGACCTCATTCTTTAAAGAACTGCATAAAAAGGCAGTAGAACACATGCTTGATGCTGAACTGGACAGCCATCTGGATAATTCAAAACATGAAAAGACTGCTAACGGAAATTATCGAAACGGTCACGGAACCAAAAAGATAAAATCCTCTTTTGGTGAATCTGAAATTAAAGTACCCAGAGACAGAGAAGGCAGTTTTGAACCGGTTTTAGTTCCCAAAAGGCACAACATTATTGATGGTTTGGAAAACATCATTATCTCATTATATGCCAAGGGAATGAGCGTGTCAGACATTGAGGAACAAATCCGTGAAATGTATGATTTTGATGTTTCTACCTCCACCATCTCACGAATAACCAGCGCGGTTGCCAGTGAAGTTGTGGCTTGGCAGAACCGACCATTAGACGATCTGTATCTGATTGTTTGGATGGACGGAATCGTTTTTAAAGTGAGAGAAAACTCAAAAGTCATCAATAAAACGGTCTATCTTGCAGTGGGCTTAAATCGGGAAGGTAAAAAAGATGTGCTTGGGATGTGGCTTAGAAAGAACGAAAGCTCAAGCTTTTGGATGAGTGTTCTAACCGATTTGAAAGCCCGTGGTGTTGAGGATATTCTCATCACGGCAACCGATAATCTGAACGGATTTACCCAGACCATCCGCTCTGTTTTTCCTGAATCCAAAACCCAGATCTGTGTCGTTCATCAAATCAGAAATGCCTGTAAATATGTTGTCTGGAAGGACAGAAAAGAATTCTCTGCCGACATGAAACACATTTATACCGCTCCCACAAAAGACGCTGCAAAGGCTGCTTTGGATGATTTTGCCACAAAAAGGGAAAGCAAATATTTATACGCTATTCAATCCTGGAGAAACAACTGGGATGAACTCACCGTATTTTTTGAGTTTCCTTTAGAAATCCGAAAAATCATTTACACCACCAATTTAATTGAAAATCTCAATGGGAAGATTAGAAAATACACCAAAAACAAAATGTCTTTTCCTACCGATGATGCCGTTTTAAAATCGGTTTACCTTGCTTTAAAAGAATCTACTAAAAAGTGGACGATGCCAATCCAAAATTGGGGATTGGTTTTAAATCAATTTATGCTTATTTTTGAAAAAAGGCTCAGATTATAA
- a CDS encoding RagB/SusD family nutrient uptake outer membrane protein, translated as MKKIFYILSVFLVMTSCKDALDIVQDFEINDPAVAFKTADDMKLFLNGNVYPAVDPSNEIFFTSVFTDEVGFGPAGVSTSDILTHRWVLNSTSGDASGVWVSNYNVINKVNILLDRSKLVNYNSLNAANQATYTAVLVHARALRAYAYITLESYFSPNMKDPNALGVALSTEPADIFGTKLPRVKNSEIFALIESDLQYALTNFTTTSVAAGSGTQLQHYLEKRAINAIAARYYNYKGDDANAKLNATAAIAGILPTTAASYSTMWTDTTRGEILWSLYRPNSAVGAWSNIAGLWTTNSTDINGSVNFDMSRKLFSLYENQIPGGDIRRDVFVDATSKFDPFYPNGPNPREDDVIVINKYPGKNPPLASATMQLRNDIKMFRLSEMYFILAEVAVHEGNLATAATNVREVRLKRSKTGVAPAITYTSAQQAYADILLERRRELSLEGHRYLDLKRMGVAAGVGIDRDKYDDDNQNLPLTLPASDYRFTLPIPLDEINANPNIQQNPGYN; from the coding sequence ATGAAAAAAATATTTTATATATTATCAGTTTTTCTAGTGATGACATCTTGTAAGGATGCGCTAGATATAGTTCAGGATTTTGAAATTAATGATCCAGCTGTTGCATTTAAGACAGCAGATGATATGAAGTTATTTCTTAACGGTAACGTTTATCCTGCTGTTGATCCGTCAAATGAAATTTTCTTTACTTCTGTCTTTACAGATGAAGTAGGTTTTGGCCCTGCAGGAGTAAGTACAAGTGATATTTTGACTCATAGATGGGTTTTAAATTCAACTTCAGGTGATGCATCGGGTGTCTGGGTAAGCAATTATAATGTAATTAATAAAGTTAACATTCTTTTAGATAGAAGTAAATTGGTTAATTATAATAGTTTGAATGCTGCAAATCAAGCAACATATACTGCTGTATTAGTTCATGCAAGAGCGCTAAGAGCGTATGCATATATTACTTTGGAATCGTATTTTTCTCCGAATATGAAAGATCCTAATGCATTGGGTGTGGCACTAAGCACGGAACCTGCAGATATTTTCGGAACTAAGTTACCAAGAGTAAAAAATTCTGAGATTTTTGCTTTAATCGAATCGGATTTACAGTATGCACTTACTAATTTTACTACTACAAGTGTAGCAGCTGGTTCAGGTACTCAATTACAACATTATTTGGAGAAGCGTGCTATCAATGCTATTGCTGCAAGATATTATAACTATAAAGGGGATGATGCAAACGCTAAGCTCAATGCGACTGCTGCAATTGCAGGAATTCTTCCAACTACTGCAGCAAGTTACTCAACTATGTGGACAGATACTACTAGAGGAGAGATATTATGGTCTTTATACAGACCTAATAGTGCGGTCGGTGCATGGTCAAACATAGCTGGTTTGTGGACAACCAACTCCACTGATATCAATGGCTCGGTAAATTTTGATATGAGCAGAAAATTGTTTTCTCTTTACGAGAACCAGATTCCTGGTGGAGATATTAGACGTGATGTGTTTGTAGATGCAACAAGTAAGTTTGATCCTTTCTATCCTAATGGTCCAAATCCGAGAGAAGATGACGTTATTGTAATTAATAAATATCCTGGTAAAAATCCTCCTTTAGCTAGTGCAACTATGCAACTAAGAAATGATATTAAAATGTTCAGATTATCTGAAATGTATTTTATCTTAGCTGAAGTTGCTGTACATGAAGGTAATTTAGCAACAGCGGCAACAAATGTCAGAGAGGTTCGTCTTAAAAGATCTAAGACTGGAGTTGCTCCTGCAATTACATATACTTCTGCTCAACAGGCCTATGCAGATATACTATTAGAAAGAAGAAGAGAATTAAGTCTTGAGGGACACCGTTATTTGGATTTAAAAAGAATGGGTGTAGCCGCTGGTGTTGGTATAGACAGAGATAAATACGATGATGATAATCAGAATCTACCTCTCACATTACCTGCTAGTGATTATAGATTTACTCTTCCTATTCCATTGGACGAGATCAATGCAAATCCTAATATTCAACAAAACCCAGGTTATAATTAA
- a CDS encoding S8 family serine peptidase — protein sequence MKKYTFFLCFSLLLPVVSNAQTVEEKKNIATYSNKQANSKLAEILKTEDLERKIRLQNFINQNPSFQITKRIGIIGIEELLDVLPNGEKIFARTTNAGSATTSRATALYNGGSLGINIQGQNMTAGVWDGGNARSTHQEFMVGSTSKITLGDGTNFQPHPTHVAGTIAAKGVFPDVRGIAFNSSILSYNWDSDLTEMLDQASNGLLVSNHSYGIGQLSSLWFYGAYDSRAKEMDNICYNNPYYLPVIAAGNDRNATVAPGSVQINTKEGYDMIFGHANAKNIITVAAVNQVTTYTDPSSVVMSSFSSWGPSDDGRIKPDISMKGVNVLSTVSSSDTALGYMSGTSMAAPGVTGVVLLLQQYYNQLYGNFMRSATVKGLILHTADEAGFTVGPDYSFGWGLINAQKGAMTIRDKNSTTNNKSVIEELTLFNTATYTKTITASGTNPLKISIAWTDPQAPTSNNGTVDPSTKYLVNDLDIKVSKNGVNYFPWKLQGMSNTSGAATNVGTNDVDNFERVDINNPSGTYTITVTHKGTLSGGSQNFSLIATSDNLATLSTNEVINANDSKVEFYPNPAKHYIQINEKDRDLLINIYDISGKLVLTSKLVDNRISISQLVKGNYIANFINKKGEIKSFKFIKE from the coding sequence ATGAAAAAATATACTTTTTTTCTATGTTTTTCACTTTTATTACCCGTTGTTTCTAACGCGCAGACAGTTGAAGAGAAAAAAAACATAGCTACATATTCGAATAAACAAGCAAATTCAAAATTAGCTGAAATTTTAAAAACGGAAGATTTAGAAAGAAAAATCAGATTACAAAACTTTATAAATCAAAATCCGTCATTCCAAATTACTAAGAGAATTGGAATTATTGGAATCGAAGAACTTTTAGACGTGTTGCCAAATGGTGAAAAGATATTTGCAAGAACTACAAATGCTGGTTCTGCTACCACTTCAAGAGCCACTGCTTTGTATAACGGAGGAAGTTTGGGAATTAATATTCAAGGTCAAAATATGACTGCAGGGGTTTGGGACGGAGGAAATGCAAGAAGTACCCATCAAGAATTCATGGTAGGAAGCACTAGTAAAATAACACTTGGTGACGGTACAAATTTCCAGCCACATCCGACACACGTTGCAGGAACAATTGCAGCAAAAGGTGTATTTCCTGACGTGAGAGGCATCGCTTTCAATTCATCAATCCTCTCATACAATTGGGATTCTGATTTAACTGAAATGTTAGATCAGGCATCAAATGGATTATTAGTTTCTAATCATTCTTATGGAATAGGACAGCTTAGCAGTCTATGGTTTTACGGAGCCTATGATTCCAGAGCTAAGGAAATGGACAATATCTGCTATAATAATCCATATTATCTTCCAGTTATAGCAGCTGGTAATGACCGTAATGCAACCGTAGCTCCAGGCTCAGTTCAGATTAATACTAAGGAGGGATACGATATGATTTTTGGGCATGCAAATGCCAAAAATATAATTACAGTAGCTGCAGTTAACCAAGTGACTACTTATACAGATCCTTCAAGCGTTGTTATGTCTTCATTTAGCAGTTGGGGACCTTCAGATGACGGTAGAATAAAACCAGATATCTCAATGAAAGGAGTAAATGTATTATCTACAGTATCATCATCTGATACAGCTTTAGGATATATGTCTGGTACTTCAATGGCGGCACCAGGAGTAACCGGAGTTGTTCTTTTGCTTCAGCAATATTACAATCAACTTTACGGTAACTTTATGAGATCTGCAACAGTTAAAGGATTAATTCTCCACACGGCTGATGAAGCAGGATTTACTGTTGGACCCGATTATTCTTTTGGATGGGGTTTAATAAATGCACAAAAGGGTGCAATGACAATTCGTGATAAAAATTCTACTACAAATAATAAAAGTGTTATAGAAGAACTTACATTATTTAATACTGCCACTTACACTAAAACTATCACTGCTAGTGGAACAAACCCATTGAAAATTTCAATTGCATGGACTGATCCGCAAGCACCAACAAGCAATAACGGAACAGTGGATCCAAGTACTAAATATTTAGTAAATGATTTAGATATAAAAGTTTCTAAAAATGGAGTTAATTATTTTCCTTGGAAACTTCAGGGGATGTCTAATACTTCTGGAGCTGCTACAAACGTAGGAACAAATGATGTTGACAATTTTGAAAGAGTAGATATCAACAACCCTTCAGGAACTTACACTATTACTGTCACTCATAAAGGAACTTTATCTGGTGGTAGCCAAAACTTTAGTTTGATTGCTACATCAGATAATCTTGCAACTCTCTCCACAAATGAAGTAATTAATGCTAATGACAGTAAAGTCGAATTTTATCCTAACCCAGCAAAACATTACATTCAAATTAATGAGAAAGATAGAGACTTGCTAATTAATATTTATGATATTTCTGGAAAATTAGTATTAACTTCTAAATTAGTTGACAATAGAATTAGCATAAGTCAATTAGTGAAAGGAAATTACATCGCTAATTTTATCAATAAAAAAGGTGAAATTAAAAGCTTTAAATTTATAAAAGAATAA
- a CDS encoding SusC/RagA family TonB-linked outer membrane protein — MNVKLRVLTAGVLFFTGQLAFAQKTDTIDVKTEEIEEVVVLGYSKTITKKNSTVASNTVSDVFLENRPNANVLTALQGSAPGVIMNGGSGSPGSAKFSLLIRGTSSINGNTDALIVIDDVPSNASEYRNLNPNDIESMTVLKDAAATAIYGNRGANGVVVIRTKRGKFNSALKVSYTGMTGLSLRPLDKYNLSNTNEYLEIMRAYGLTPSTNPATPNAYDIALRGQAAGVDTDWKKVFFKPEMFQSHDVAISSGGGNVSSYSSFGYMEQGGAVPTTDFKRFTARSNIQARSKDEKLTVNSQIGLAFSRRNELFEETSTAIRNNSVQNPLLGVLQGLPYLAPGVYANGQELFNTIGTNFNNGNNIYVLENLLTRGNLPNFVDQISITGNLGASYQFTKNFSINNKFGLDYRQGERTSGRAPWSYLALATQGTAAFTGSESQATTRDLSINNVVSASYNGQAGEHTVDATISMEYNKVHYRTSSRTQNGLDPRTYVPGSGTGYVPFQNPNFLPSVGASRLVAGTLAYFANANYDYAGKYGFSGTLRRDASYRFVGDNQWATYWAVAGRWNIDQENFMEGSTFSVLKLRASYGTNGNQNIIAAGAGANPLLTATSIVRDQYTTPTGYGNALGSGFGYGNPRVQWEDVAQANIGLDFTLLGNKLEGTFDVYNKKTTNLFSTIPVSGVAGTYGINGNNGTMTNKGIELGLRYNILNKEGAKLTIFANGAYNQNRINEFITNGDPAPGTTTTIAGHQLYEWYAYKYAGVNKSNGNLLFYTQDGGVTENPNVSDAQYLDVSIVPKYAGSFGFESGYKGFFLDALFTFQQGIKKFDNALYWLANPEGLGSNAVGSANLSTDLLDAWSPTNTDSDVPNLRATNWGFTADSDYFIKDASFLKIRSVTVGYQLSKSMLRDLPITGMRVYVQAENIYTWTKWRGFDPEPITGSSLSIYPNPRMFTLGVKVDF, encoded by the coding sequence ATGAATGTTAAATTACGTGTGTTAACGGCTGGTGTGCTTTTCTTTACAGGACAGCTGGCTTTTGCTCAAAAAACTGACACTATTGATGTAAAGACAGAAGAAATTGAAGAAGTTGTTGTACTAGGGTATTCAAAAACTATTACAAAAAAGAATTCGACAGTTGCTTCTAATACTGTAAGTGATGTTTTTCTTGAGAATAGACCAAATGCGAATGTATTGACTGCATTGCAGGGTTCTGCTCCTGGTGTTATTATGAATGGAGGATCAGGAAGTCCGGGATCTGCTAAATTCAGTTTGCTAATTAGAGGAACGAGTTCAATTAATGGTAATACAGATGCCTTAATTGTAATTGATGATGTACCATCTAACGCATCTGAGTACAGAAACTTAAATCCTAACGATATCGAATCAATGACGGTTCTTAAGGATGCTGCTGCAACTGCTATCTATGGAAATAGAGGAGCAAATGGTGTAGTTGTTATAAGAACAAAAAGAGGTAAGTTTAACAGTGCTCTTAAAGTGAGCTATACTGGTATGACTGGTTTGTCTTTAAGACCTCTTGATAAATATAATCTTTCAAATACCAATGAGTATTTGGAAATTATGAGAGCTTATGGATTAACTCCAAGTACTAATCCAGCAACTCCTAATGCTTATGATATAGCATTGAGGGGTCAGGCAGCGGGTGTTGATACAGATTGGAAGAAAGTATTCTTTAAGCCTGAAATGTTTCAATCTCATGATGTAGCAATTTCTTCTGGTGGAGGTAATGTAAGTTCTTATAGTTCTTTTGGTTATATGGAACAAGGTGGAGCGGTACCAACAACTGATTTCAAGAGATTTACTGCAAGATCAAACATTCAAGCTAGATCAAAAGACGAAAAACTAACTGTAAACTCACAGATTGGTCTTGCCTTCTCAAGAAGAAATGAATTATTCGAAGAGACCAGCACTGCAATTAGAAATAATTCTGTCCAAAACCCACTTCTTGGAGTTCTTCAAGGTTTACCTTATTTAGCTCCTGGCGTTTATGCTAATGGTCAGGAATTATTTAATACGATTGGAACCAATTTCAATAACGGAAATAATATCTATGTATTAGAAAACCTATTAACTAGGGGAAATCTCCCGAATTTTGTTGATCAGATCTCAATTACGGGTAACTTAGGTGCATCTTATCAGTTTACCAAGAATTTTAGTATAAATAATAAATTTGGTTTAGATTACAGACAGGGTGAAAGAACTTCAGGTAGGGCACCTTGGTCTTATTTGGCTCTAGCAACTCAGGGTACGGCTGCATTTACAGGGAGTGAATCTCAGGCAACAACCAGAGATTTGAGCATCAACAATGTGGTATCTGCGTCATATAATGGTCAGGCTGGCGAACATACCGTAGATGCAACGATTAGTATGGAATACAACAAAGTTCATTACAGAACTTCTTCTAGAACTCAAAATGGTCTTGATCCAAGAACCTATGTTCCAGGATCAGGTACAGGATATGTTCCATTTCAAAATCCCAATTTTCTTCCATCTGTAGGTGCATCAAGACTCGTTGCGGGTACACTTGCTTATTTCGCAAATGCTAACTATGATTATGCAGGAAAATATGGTTTTAGTGGAACTTTAAGAAGAGATGCAAGTTATAGATTTGTTGGAGATAATCAATGGGCCACTTATTGGGCTGTTGCTGGTAGATGGAATATCGATCAGGAAAACTTCATGGAAGGATCGACATTCAGTGTTCTTAAGCTAAGAGCATCATACGGTACCAATGGTAACCAAAATATTATTGCTGCAGGAGCTGGTGCAAACCCTTTATTAACAGCAACTAGTATCGTAAGAGATCAGTATACTACCCCTACAGGTTACGGAAATGCTCTTGGTTCAGGCTTTGGATATGGAAACCCTAGAGTGCAATGGGAAGATGTAGCACAGGCTAACATTGGATTAGACTTTACTTTATTAGGTAATAAGTTGGAAGGTACGTTTGATGTATACAATAAGAAAACAACTAATCTATTCAGTACTATTCCTGTTTCTGGTGTTGCAGGTACTTATGGAATAAATGGTAACAATGGGACGATGACCAATAAGGGTATTGAACTTGGTTTACGTTATAATATCCTTAATAAAGAAGGTGCCAAATTAACTATCTTCGCTAATGGTGCTTATAATCAGAACAGGATTAATGAATTTATTACAAATGGAGATCCGGCACCTGGAACGACTACTACAATCGCTGGACACCAGTTGTATGAGTGGTATGCTTACAAATATGCAGGCGTAAATAAGAGTAATGGTAATTTATTATTTTATACACAAGACGGTGGTGTTACTGAAAATCCGAATGTAAGTGATGCACAGTATTTGGATGTAAGTATAGTTCCTAAATATGCGGGAAGTTTTGGTTTTGAAAGCGGATACAAAGGTTTCTTCCTTGATGCATTATTTACATTTCAACAAGGAATTAAAAAGTTTGATAATGCTCTATATTGGTTAGCTAACCCTGAAGGGCTAGGGTCAAATGCAGTAGGATCTGCTAACCTGTCAACTGATTTGTTAGATGCATGGAGTCCAACTAATACGGATAGTGATGTTCCTAATTTAAGAGCAACAAACTGGGGCTTTACGGCTGATTCAGATTACTTCATAAAAGATGCCTCATTTCTTAAAATAAGATCTGTTACCGTTGGGTATCAATTAAGTAAAAGTATGTTAAGAGACTTACCTATTACAGGTATGAGAGTTTATGTGCAGGCTGAAAACATTTATACATGGACAAAATGGAGAGGTTTCGACCCTGAACCTATCACAGGATCAAGTTTAAGTATTTATCCAAATCCAAGGATGTTTACATTAGGGGTAAAAGTTGATTTTTAA